Within the Telopea speciosissima isolate NSW1024214 ecotype Mountain lineage chromosome 4, Tspe_v1, whole genome shotgun sequence genome, the region attaaaaagaaATGTCGAAGTTAATCTATTTATACCACATTCAATACATTTCAAAAACACAGCACCCCCAGGAGAGTAAGCAATCACATTGACCCAAGACCTCTTCTTTATGTCAGTCCAAGAATCAGACATAATTGTGCAACCTGTGATACCCCATGTCTCCTTTATGCTTGTTACATATTGCATGACATCTACCTTTTTCCCAGGAATCAAACTGCCACGAAGATTGCTATAACTAGGTACAACATAAGTTGGCCCATACGCACATGCACCCTTTATTATATCAATAAAAGAACTTGTTTGAATAACATTGAACGAAATGTTATTATTGACAAAAAATTCAGTTACCAACATGTCCAATGACTTCTTGTCATGCTTAGCAACCATCTCTACCATCGTGGGTTGATGGGTACTCCTACTCTGGGGCATGGTAGGTGTGTTGTTTGAGGAACCAAATTCTCTTTCTATAGTATCACTCCTTCTCTTCTTACTCACACTCAAATTAAATTCTACAAGGGCTTCAGCTAGAATGTGCTCAGGCACTTGGGAACAAATTTGAACATCATGGCCAGGTACGCAAGCCAAATGAGCTTTCACTCTTGAAACACTCCCAGTGTAATTAAGTCCACAATAGTTACATGTAAAACGGTTTGAACCACATTGCTCTACATGTTGCCAAAATTTATCCTTAGGCCTCACCATTTTGTCTAGGCTCTTAAATCTCAACAATCAAATACCTACATATTAAAATCAAACATCCATTCCAATTTCAGAATTAAACATATTATATTTAAATAGAACAACTGATGCTTGATTAGTATTATTTAACTTTCAGGATTCATATCTATTATAAATGCTAAATTAAAACAGCAATCATGGGTGTTCACTGGTAAAAATCTTTAAATCGAATAAGCTTTGCATACAAGTTGATgaagtcttttttttattattaaaagtACAAGTTGATGAAGTCAAAGAAAATCTAAGTTTGAAACCCataaaaagtaagagagaggTTTGATATGACTTGAATTGCAGAGAAGCCAAGAAACAGAGGTAACATGATCAAGAAGATGAGATAAGTGGTAGAAAATGAACTTGAGAGGGCAGTGGCAATGGAAGTGGGTAATGACAATCTACCAATTAGTGAGCTTGGAGTAGTGGAGGTCTAGTGAAAAGGATATGTTAATGCATTGACCACATTTCACAGTCATGGCATCCACCAATATTGCGCCGAATGTATGTGTTTCTTCTATGTAAAGTAATTATAGTTAGAACAGAGTTGCAGTGAACATAGCAAAGATTCTTAGAGGAAGGAGCAAAATCCATGGCTGTTTTCCTTCTCAATACTATTTCAATTCtgagagagacgagagagagagagagagagagagagagagagagagaggggaataCAGATAGAAGAATGATTGCacatatgcatttttttttatagtaaaaAGTGAAAATTACTACTTCATCTACTTTTAATACTATTTCATCATCGCTGCAATATTTCACAAATGCGTTTACGGTTCCAAATATATCACATTCACACACACAATACGACAAGGGAAGAAGAGTTTAAGTAGTTTTTTATTGGAGCTTTATAATGAAACTCAAATGAGGCATTCACACACACAAAACGACAAGGGAAGAagagtttaagttgttttttaaTGGAGCTTTACAATGAAACTCAAATGGGGCCAAGGGACATGGAGTATTATAAtaatagagtttttttttaatggggcAGATTTACACATACCTTttaggaagaagacaaagcTTGTCCAAGAGGTCCCCAATGAAGGCAAACGAACAGTGAAGTAAAATAGCAAACTGCAAAACACTATAGCTTAAGGTGTGCAAGAGTAAGCCAAGCGTCATAAGCTTTGACGGGTTttggttgaaagttgaaatgGCAAAGGGAAAGGGAGTGGAATAGAAAcggaaaagagaagaataggGTTTACTCTTTACACGGATTTTGTGGATTTTCTTAATGAATAAGATTAAAAATTCAAAtacctattttacccttaaaaaagGATATTTGTTTAATACGGGCGTttaaaacgtgtttaaaatagATTATGCAGCCGTATGCATTTTTTCCCGTATTGTTGAGAAGCATACGGGAAAATGCGTTTTAAACGGTAACAAACGGCAACcgcgtttaaaacacgttttTGCTAACAGAGATTGAATTACAATAACTCTTGGGGCtcctcatgggacccacctacatCTTCTAATATATTACTTCACGCATCCCTAGGCAATCAAAGTAGCACGGGAGAGCATGCACCGGTGCAACCCTTAACAACCACACCAA harbors:
- the LOC122659443 gene encoding uncharacterized protein LOC122659443 produces the protein MVRPKDKFWQHVEQCGSNRFTCNYCGLNYTGSVSRVKAHLACVPGHDVQICSQVPEHILAEALVEFNLSVSKKRRSDTIEREFGSSNNTPTMPQSRSTHQPTMVEMVAKHDKKSLDMLVTEFFVNNNISFNVIQTSSFIDIIKGACAYGPTYVVPSYSNLRGSLIPGKKVDVMQYVTSIKETWGITGCTIMSDSWTDIKKRSWVNVIAYSPGGAVFLKCIECGINRLTSTFLFNEISEVIETVGPNNVVQFISDNGANFSSCGDMLTGKWRHLYRTNCVAHGINLFLKDIHKHVRWVSDVIEDGKLVVDYFHRHTGILALMRQFTNNKEIKQPCKTRFATHFLMLQSLIVVENELRLFVASFEWRSFQFNRAEMTVRTVRII